ACTTCACCGCGGCGCCGGCGGCGCGGAGGTTGTCGATGCGTTCGACGTACGCGGCGGTCTCGACGCTGACGCCCATCCAGACGTTCTTCGGCCAGGGGAGGCGCGGCGCCAACTCGTTCAGCCGGCGCGCGCGCTTGGTCAGGACCTGGAACTGGTGCCGGCCCGCTTCCTCCATCACGGCGAACACGCGCGCGATGAACTCCTCCGGCACGAGCTCGTGAAAGAGGTCGCTCATCGAGTTCACGAAGATGCGCTGCGGCGTCTTCCACTCCAGCGGCAGCCGGAGAGCGTCCTCGTGGAGCGTCACTTCGAATCCGCGCTCGTACTGGGGCAGGCCCATCAGCCGCAGCCGCTTGGCCATCCGCTCGGCGTAGCAGTGCTGACAGCCCGGACTGACCTTGGAGCACCCCGTGACGGGGTTCCAAGTGGACTCCGTCCATTCGATCGCGGATCGGCGGGCCATCAGAGTTCTTTCTTGAGGATGTGGTCGGCGATCCTGAGGGCGACGTCGCCGCCCTTGCCGGGGCTTCCCGCGGCGAAGCATAGCATGTACAAGGGACAGCCCGTGGAGTTGCGCAGGAGCGCGTGGTTCGGCGCGACGACGGGAAACTCCTCGCTCAGTCGCCGCTTGTAGAAGGAAGCGATCGACTGCGCCGTCGCCGTCTTCTCCATCCTCTCCGGAATGTCGAACAGCGCCGGCTCCTGGACGGGCTGATAGAACTCGTCTCGCCACGCCTCCGTGCCGAAGATGCGCGTCAAGGCGGCCGCCCATCCCGGGGGGACGTTCCCGTCGCGTTGGAGAAGACGCTGCGTCGCGACGCCGAGCGGAAAGAGGACCCAGACGTCGATCGCGCGGGTGGCGGCGACGGCCTTCATCGTGCGCCACGCCACCTGCATGCCGTAGGGATCGAGGAACAACACCGCGCGGCGCTTGCGCCAGTCCTTGGCGGCGAGGGCTTGGAGGAGATCGTTCGCGTCGCCGCACCGGACGTCGAGCGACCGCT
The bacterium genome window above contains:
- a CDS encoding phage Gp37/Gp68 family protein, translating into MARRSAIEWTESTWNPVTGCSKVSPGCQHCYAERMAKRLRLMGLPQYERGFEVTLHEDALRLPLEWKTPQRIFVNSMSDLFHELVPEEFIARVFAVMEEAGRHQFQVLTKRARRLNELAPRLPWPKNVWMGVSVETAAYVERIDNLRAAGAAVK
- a CDS encoding three-Cys-motif partner protein TcmP; its protein translation is MSGSAHNGGVHTFGGDWTTRKLEIVQSYLRAYTQVMKKQPFRTAYIDAFAGTGRRRPSDEADNAAPLFDFSDFHRDAKPILDGSARMALGVEPPFDRYIFMEADPVKCEALRAQADEFPQRSLDVRCGDANDLLQALAAKDWRKRRAVLFLDPYGMQVAWRTMKAVAATRAIDVWVLFPLGVATQRLLQRDGNVPPGWAAALTRIFGTEAWRDEFYQPVQEPALFDIPERMEKTATAQSIASFYKRRLSEEFPVVAPNHALLRNSTGCPLYMLCFAAGSPGKGGDVALRIADHILKKEL